The region GTACCGGCGAACCCACAATGGATCTTTCCAAGGCTTACGGCGCCCCTTCGTACGGCGGCGTGGGCGTGATGAAATCCACCGATGCCGGCGACACCTGGCGTCTTCTCGACTGGCCTGACAACAGCAGTGCCATTCATCATATCGTGATTGATCCGACCAACACCGACATTCTTTTCGCGGCATCGCGCAACGGACTCTACAAGAGTGACGACGCCGGTGAAAGCTGGTCGCGTTCGCAGTCGGGCATCATTACCGACGTAGAACTGAAGCCCAACAATCCCAGCACCGTGTTCATCGCAATCGGCGTCGACGGTGGCGCCAGCGCGAACGGCGTGTACCGCTCCACCACCGGAGGCGGACGTTTCTCGTTCAGCAAGATGAATAACAACTGGCCTGCATCCGACAGTATCGGCCGTATCGAGCTCGCCATCACGCCGGCCAATCCCGATCTTCTGCTTGCTTTCGTCCTTCGCAGCCGCGACACGCAGTCCGGCGACACCGATTTCCTCGCCCTCATGAAATCCACGGATGACGGAGAGACCTGGGAACGCACGGTCAGCAACCTCCCGACCGATTACACGCAGGGACAGGGATTCTACAATCTCTGTGCGGCGATTTCCCCGACCGATGCCGATCTCATGCTCACGGGCGGATACGAAGTGTATCAATCCAAGAACGGCGGTGGCACGTGGGAGCGCGTGACGCGCGGTAATTCCCCGGTGCACGTCGATCAGCATGTGCTGGAATTCACTCCTGACGCCAAATACCTGTATCTCGGAAATGACGGCGGTGTGTATCGCAGTGCCACGGGTGGCAGTTCTTGGACGCCGCTCGGTGAAAATCTCGAGACCATTCAGTTCTACACCTGTACGTACGATCCCAACGACCCTGAGCGCTTCTACGGCGGCGCCCAGGATCACGGCATTTTCCAGACCTTCGATTTCGGTGAGAAAGCCTGGCGTCTGCGCCGCGGCGGAGACGGCGGCTACGTCATCGTTGATCCGGAAAATTCGGATATCATCTACTCGCGCGTTGCCGTTGAAGGCGGCGTGTCCGCACCTTCCCGCAGTATCAACAGCGGACGCACCTGGGAAAAACTTTCCAACGGACTCGGTTCCGTCGAAGCGGACCGCTTCAACTGGCTCCCGCCGATGATACTCGCCCCGAACGACAACAGCCGTCTCTACACCGCATCCCAATTCGTCTATACCACACGTCCCGCGAACTCCGGTTCGCCCACATGGAAAACCGTTGGGGACAATGACCTCACGAAGCGGCAATCGCAGTTCAGTATCATTTCCACCATGGATATCTGCCAGGACGACGCAGACTTCATGCTGATTGGCTGCGGTGACGGACGCGTGCAGTACAGTGACAACATCACCGCACTCGATCCCGAGTGGAATGACATCACCGACGGACTCCCCAACCGCTGGGTCAGCGAAGTGCGTCTGCACCCGACCAACCCTGACATCATGTTTGCCGTGATGTCCGGTTACGCAACCGGTCACGTATGGCGCAGCACCGATCGCGGTGCCAACTGGGAAGACATCAGCGGCGATCTGCCTGATATTCCGGTCAACGGTATCGTCCTCGATCCGACCAAGCCCGAGAGCGTGTATTTCATTGGAACGGACATCGGCCTGTGGTACACGCAGAACGGTGGTGAAAACTGGTACCGTTATGGTACGGGACTCCCGAACGTCGTGGTATACGACCTCGTGATCGACGACAACGACCGTCTGATTGCAGGTACGCATGGACGCGGCATGTGGATTACCGACATCACCCTCGACGCCAGCGAAGTCAACACACCGGTCGATTTTGCCGTAACGCAGAACTACCCGAATCCCTTCACGGCCACCGACGGTACGACGATCACCTTCAGTCTCCAGCAGAACAGCGACATCAGCGTCCGTCTCTACGACGCCACCGGCCGCATGCTGCAGACCGTCGCTGAGGGAAGCTACGCTCCCGGCAGTCATCGTCTCCGCGTCGCCACCTCCCAGCTTCGTCCGGGAGTCTACTTCTACACCATCACCAACGGCAGCGAAAAACTCACCCGGAAGATGATGGTCATGTAATTCCTCCGTTCCTGCGGAACGTCGTCATGCGACAGTCCCCGATTGCATCGGGGACGCAGGAGTCCCGCCCCGCAGAATGGGGCGGACGCGAGAGTCCCTCCGGGACGCAGGACCTCAAGCAAAACCCCGGCGCTTCAGCGTCGGGGTTTTTCATGCGCGGCATCGCCAACGGCGTTGCCGCTCCCGCGTTTCACAACCGGTGGTTGTGAAACTCAATGTAACCTTTCCCGCCCCTTCTCTGTCATTCCCCCGCATCTGACTGCAGCCCCCATTGAAAATTTGTATGTGCCCTTAAACCCCAGATGCGATCAGTGTGTCCTACTCCCAGACGTCTCAAGGGCACAACGCTAATTCACTTCGACAACAACTTTATTTTCGATAGGTACAGTTATGAGAAATATCCTTTTGTCCGCCCTCCTTGTTGCCGCATTGGCCCTGAGTGCCTGCGAGAGCAACGACAGTGTTACCGATCCCGTTTCGACGACCGGTGAAACCTCGACGTTGCTGCGTGCCGTGGAAAATCTCGACCTCAGTGATGCGCAGCTCGCGCAGATCGACGAGATGTATCTGCTCGGCGAAGACCTCTCCATCCTTCTCGACGACAATCAGCTCAATGAACTGAACACGCTCATCAGTGCCATGGACGGCACCTTCGATGCGCGTGGACACCGTGGGCACTTCGGCTTCGACATGGGCGCGCTTGTGTATCTCCGCCTGATTATTCAGGCCAATCCCGACCTCGACGACGCCACCCGCGAAGCCCTGCTCGAGCTGATCAAGAACTCAAACGCGACGCGTCTGCAGATTATTTCCGATTACAAAGACGATCCTGAAACGATGAAAACCATGCTGCAGGCGGAGCATGACGCACTGATTGCCGCGATGACCGCTCTTCTCACCACCGAACAGATTGACAACGTTGAAACCCTGAAAGCCGAGCTGGAGCAATTGCGTGAAGAGCGCCGCGCCCTGTGGGTCGCCCAGCGCGTCGAACGCCTGGTGCTGTTCTACACTGAGAAGCTCGGACTCACGCAGGAGCAGGCCGACTCGATCAAAGTCATCCTCGAAAACCAGTACGCGAAAATTGAAGAGCTGCGTGCCCAGTATGCAGGTGATCCCGAAGCGCTGCGCACCGCACTCGAATCCCTCGCCGAGGATACCAACGCAGCCATCGAAGCCCTGCTGACCACCGAGCAGCTGACCATCTGGGAAGAGATGCGCAAAGCGCCTATCCGCTGGAGGCCCGGGCATCACCACCGGCGGTAGAGATTACGCAGATTCAACGCGGCGGTAAAGAGTAACGCAGATTATCGCAAATGAAACGCAGATTATCGCGGAGTAGAATTTTTCAATTTTGCTCTGCGATAATCTGCGTATAATCAGCGAAAATCTGCGTTTCTCTAAAGCCTGCGCGTAATCCGCGTGGTTGCCTTTTACAATCTCCGCCTACGGCGGCCACCACCACCGCTGCCATTTCCCGAGAACGCGCTTTCCATTTTCATGTCCCCGATGGTATCGAGGAGTTCGCGGTTGGTAGGGAAACGCTTGACGTATTGGAGGAGTCCCTGCATCGCTTCACGGTTACTGCCTTCCACGAGTGCGCGGCGCAGTTTGAAGTGCAGTTCGGTGTCCGCCCCGAGCAACAGTTCTTCGCGGCGGGTGCCGGAGAGCTGTACATTGATGGCGGGGAAAATGCGGAGGTCGGCGAGTTCGCGATCGAGCACGATTTCAGAATTACCCGTGCCTTTGAACTCCTGGAAAATCAGTTCATCCATCTGCGACCCCGTATCAACGAGAATGGTCGCGATGAT is a window of bacterium DNA encoding:
- a CDS encoding T9SS type A sorting domain-containing protein, with translation MQRIVKTHLPRIAVMGLAAVVVYLLVPSAPTWWDSYYSGMETQRAERIQGKHGAEKHAVGLEYFRMTRQYGNEGVNIDRALYDAQLEVNTRFNKGLGKSSLASEWEPIGPANTAGRVRAIAFRPGDYNTVYAGGASGGVFRSTNGGMSGSWEPVMDFAEAIPCAAIAIDPVTPDIVYAGTGEPTMDLSKAYGAPSYGGVGVMKSTDAGDTWRLLDWPDNSSAIHHIVIDPTNTDILFAASRNGLYKSDDAGESWSRSQSGIITDVELKPNNPSTVFIAIGVDGGASANGVYRSTTGGGRFSFSKMNNNWPASDSIGRIELAITPANPDLLLAFVLRSRDTQSGDTDFLALMKSTDDGETWERTVSNLPTDYTQGQGFYNLCAAISPTDADLMLTGGYEVYQSKNGGGTWERVTRGNSPVHVDQHVLEFTPDAKYLYLGNDGGVYRSATGGSSWTPLGENLETIQFYTCTYDPNDPERFYGGAQDHGIFQTFDFGEKAWRLRRGGDGGYVIVDPENSDIIYSRVAVEGGVSAPSRSINSGRTWEKLSNGLGSVEADRFNWLPPMILAPNDNSRLYTASQFVYTTRPANSGSPTWKTVGDNDLTKRQSQFSIISTMDICQDDADFMLIGCGDGRVQYSDNITALDPEWNDITDGLPNRWVSEVRLHPTNPDIMFAVMSGYATGHVWRSTDRGANWEDISGDLPDIPVNGIVLDPTKPESVYFIGTDIGLWYTQNGGENWYRYGTGLPNVVVYDLVIDDNDRLIAGTHGRGMWITDITLDASEVNTPVDFAVTQNYPNPFTATDGTTITFSLQQNSDISVRLYDATGRMLQTVAEGSYAPGSHRLRVATSQLRPGVYFYTITNGSEKLTRKMMVM